A portion of the Sus scrofa isolate TJ Tabasco breed Duroc chromosome 5, Sscrofa11.1, whole genome shotgun sequence genome contains these proteins:
- the KIAA1551 gene encoding uncharacterized protein KIAA1551 homolog isoform X1, which yields MNWNAKPESVTLPPQYPRKQTSFLEQALVSTLTTSQSPLNHPGSNQEACLFLSNSNPVSQPLLNNRNYKTPQQIPISDMHSGTIVTSQTSVERITYTNVKGPKQLNQDLQVSSGVTQDMWLNSPMRNSMLSHTGATVSHQTGFGTNPPNVHALQNQFVTSDTYSMQLQMMPSNSGRAPITYQDNPRLNPPLSEQQVDWPQQCASSGLAYPNYRPLPKQYGYSSRSFVQGPTLPKQNTMSAGSLQVKNSPSPNPVLPLQSKQIATIPSYQYAVTHTDERPPPPYDCRYASQPLQSIQHVVKRSSMDGPQTQEMYLPEMGKDFCRGFQQQWQNSNENFSMMGNTCNLKVNTNVGQPFNRPVRSSLDSVQALGQNTQEKRVDSGNLTSNQVLDTRATKEKLVRDIKTLVEIKKKFSDLARKIKINKSLLMAAGCIKTTSSPYSNTAQNSQFSLKQTAKVQCGPQVTIVTPETMENKSPIVMESSEVANKTHSPSNSNLQDRHFNQVSSVLLNSVPSEKLPIPEQLRDLKVVTSSKMSTVEIPHATSNNIQFSSGNLVNSTKNVPAHSETTPLPQFMTFEEYISKHPNKNRLVLSLLAPGGKIERKLLKDTIETVKDSKMRSSDVNPNTTNTGNLMNLKTVETASACNINAKISDNSSGFEHKSLNGMSSKSDGHFSMELLATCLSLWKKQPSEPTVEKQSNESKTNRAAAGVSKPVEVCETSPFSAVGNSQNKVTSSSQETVLSMVTQNFESSGSTTTKGIAVVSPLILSDVKTLSVKGITPEALPETAYPVIKEGSICSLQNKLENTAALKVSVHEPVTSTTSTKIFPLIQKEKQNESTNANSEGTPNTSQGKYNETEPDVQCPVSDQQTSYVSKDSDDVHSDVLQIDNICSLVEGDTSYNSQIAKIFNLHPLEKVEQQKPLLSHQVMSSRQQNEQVDVTESKDFDCQKDNFVQCTDTSHETIDQSMLLHPPESSSLKYTEAKRGIPEESSLEQITEIESLADDVVSPAAIQQDNCPQETDMSCSYTAQDPTKNELLDDETSILYLQDQLSELLKEFPYGIEPVNMHEGCAVQQMADPISKPQTCEHTGCDSKDSTDQIQITILNSEQMKELFPEQDGPPNEVDRLTELQEEKPVTKEGNQCDPQARTIEESCESVVLDSEKDDVRCCALGWLSMVYEGVPQCQCNSIKNSASKEEKGKDPCSLEANANSYKRGERTSDGDDSVTFENPPDNQKLPLTFPVEEKHFPETEGGRNINDKSETEQNSSLRTEQELPGQFLCKGGKRRDPLQRHKKKPLQFHEVTFQSTNKTIKICQESLQRKLMAQNLRPLKPKMGFLTSKNKDLHVKNASLVQSITPEKRKLKAAGSKHKVLEKRKLDDGSIHDSEVKKKKYDKQEQNKNVGSGTFKLYNFSTPSERAMTKEKTVSNVKSSGSKDGSSKINRVLTAKEYLARQKHKEAVSGKTLKKNCLKNLPCDSQYKKSSKLPVRVGSCGKSSERQNSNVQTTKESLPISSNHGKSLKIHHSRDSKTHILRNIKGTVGGKQPDKMWIDKTKSDKNVNNVNNEAEFSQMSSQAKDQRKTYLNRVGFKCTERERICLTKLDGSPRKLNKEKRPENKPKNHVPGKDTSEKLSMLEFKLCPDGLFKNPNPVEDQKDLQPCPMKEQAPVQVSGIKSTKEDWLKCVTEEKKIPEPNQEIDDVLANSRLSKRSFSADGYETQQNQVKDSKAMFQTYKKMYMEKRSRSLGSSPLE from the exons ATGAATTGGAATGCAAAACCAGAGAGTGTCACCTTGCCACCACAGTATCCTAGAAAACAGACATCTTTTTTGGAGCAGGCTTTAGTAAGCACACTTACAACATCTCAAAGTCCTTTAAACCACCCTGGAAGTAACCAAGAAGCATGCCTATTTCTCAGTAATTCAAATCCAGTTTCACAGCCATTGCTCAAcaacagaaattataaaactcctcAACAAATCCCTATTTCTGATATGCATAGTGGGACAATTGTGACCTCCCAAACTTCAGTAGAAAGAATAACATACACAAATGTGAAAGGACCCAAACAATTAAATCAGGATTTGCAGGTGTCTTCAGGAGTTACACAAGATATGTGGCTGAACTCACCAATGAGGAATTCTATGCTCTCTCATACAGGGGCAACTGTATCTCATCAAACTGGTTTTGGCACAAATCCGCCCAATGTACATGCACTACAGAATCAGTTTGTGACATCAGACACGTATTCTATGCAACTACAAATGATGCCTTCTAATTCTGGAAGAGCTCCCATAACTTATCAGGACAACCCGAGACTTAACCCACCTTTATCAGAGCAACAGGTTGACTGGCCACAGCAGTGTGCCTCCAGTGGACTGGCTTACCCTAATTACAGACCACTTCCAAAGCAATATGGTTACTCATCACGAAGCTTTGTGCAAGGTCCTACTCTTCCGAAACAAAACACTATGTCAGCTGGGTCATTACAAGTTAAAAATAGTCCATCTCCAAATCCTGTGCTCCCTCTACAGTCAAAGCAGATTGCAACCATTCCGTCCTATCAATATGCAGTTACTCACACTGACGAAAGACCTCCTCCTCCTTATGACTGTAGATATGCAAGCCAGCCATTGCAAAGTATTCAGCATGTTGTTAAACGCTCTTCTATGGATGGTCCCCAGACTCAAGAAATGTACTTGCCTGAAATGGGGAAAGACTTTTGTAGAGGCTTTCAACAGCAGTGGCAAAACTCGAATGAAAATTTCAGCATGATGGGAAATACCTGCAACTTGAAAGTAAACACCAATGTTGGTCAGCCTTTTAACAGACCTGTTAGATCTTCTCTGGATAGTGTCCAGGCTCTTGGTCAGAATACTCAAGAGAAAAGAGTAGATTCTGGAAACCTGACTTCAAATCAGGTATTGGACACACGTGCCACAAAAGAAAAGTTAGTGAGGGACATTAAAACAttagtagaaataaaaaagaagttttcGGACCTtgcaaggaaaattaaaattaataaaagtctTTTGATGGCAGCAGGTTGTATTAAAACAACTAGTAGCCCTTATAGCAATACAGCTCAAAATTCTCAGTTTTCTCTGAAACAAACTGCCAAAGTACAGTGTGGGCCACAGGTAACCATAGTCACTCCAGAAACCATGGAGAATAAATCACCAATAGTAATGGAATCTTCAGAAGTAGCAAATAAAACACACAGTCCATCGAATTCCAACCTTCAGGACAGACATTTTAACCAGGTCAGTTCTGTTTTACTAAATTCTGTCCCTTCGGAAAAGTTGCCAATTCCAGAACAGTTACGTGATTTGAAAGTTGTGACTTCTTCAAAGATGTCAACTGTTGAGATTCCCCATGCCACATCAAATAACATCCAGTTTTCATCAGGAAATCTTGTCAATAGCACAAAAAATGTGCCAGCACATTCTGAGACAACTCCTCTTCCTCAGTTCATGACTTTTGAGGAATATATTTCAAAACATCCAAATAAAAATAGGCTAGTTCTCAGTTTACTTGCACCTGGAGGTAAAATTGAGAGGAAATTATTAAAAGACACTATTGAAACTGTTAAGGATTCCAAAATGCGTAGTTCTGACGTGAATCCAAATACCACTAACACTGGTAACCTAATGAATTTGAAAACTGTGGAAACTGCAAGTGCTTGTAATATAAATGCCAAGATTTCAGACAACTCTTCTGGGTTTGAGCATAAATCCTTAAATGGAATGTCTTCGAAAAGCGATGGTCACTTTTCCATGGAATTACTAGCAACATGTCTCTCTTTGTGGAAAAAGCAACCTTCAGAACCTACAGTAGAAAAACAGTCCAATGAGTCAAAAACAAACAGAGCCGCAGCTGGAGTTTCAAAACCTGTGGAAGTTTGTGAGACGAGTCCATTTTCAGCTGTGGGAAATTCGCAGAATAAGGTCACCAGCAGCTCACAGGAAACAGTTTTGTCAATGGTAACACAGAATTTTGAGTCTTCAGGTTCAACTACTACAAAAGGAATTGCCGTAGTGTCACCCTTAATTCTTTCAGATGTCAAAACATTGTCTGTCAAAGGTATAACACCTGAAGCCTTACCTGAAACAGCATACCCAGTTATTAAAGAAGGCAGCATTTGTAGTTTACaaaataagttagaaaatacTGCTGCTTTGAAGGTTAGTGTTCATGAACCAGTGACAAGTACTACAAGCACCAAGATTTTCCCACTGattcagaaggaaaaacaaaatgagtcAACTAATGCTAATTCAGAAGGCACACCTAATACCAGTCAAGGGAAGTATAATGAAACAGAACCAGATGTCCAGTGTCCTGTGAGTGATCAGCAGACCTCATATGTATCAAAGGACAGTGATGATGTGCACAGTGATGTATTGCAGATTGATAATATTTGTTCTCTTGTTGAAGGTGATACCTCTTATAATTCCCAAATAGCAAAGATATTCAACCTGCACCCTTTGGAAAAGGTTGAGCAACAGAAACCTCTACTGAGTCACCAAGTGATGAGTAGTAGACAACAAAATGAACAAGTAGACGTCACTGAAAGTAAAGACTTTGATTGTCAAAAAGATAACTTTGTACAGTGCACAGATACTTCCCATGAAACAATTGATCAGTCAATGTTACTGCATCCTCCAGAATCATCATCTTTGAAGTACACTGAAGCAAAGAGGGGCATTCCAGAGGAAAGCAGCTTGGAACAAATCACTGAAATCGAAAGCCTGGCTGATGATGTGGTTTCACCAgctgctattcagcaggataaCTGCCCTCAGGAAACTGACATGTCCTGCAGTTACACTGCGCAGGATCCTACAAAAAATGAGCTTCTCGATGATGAGACATCCATCCTCTACCTACAAGATCAGCTGTCAGAACTTTTAAAAGAGTTTCCCTATGGTATTGAACCTGTGAACATGCATGAGGGTTGTGCGGTCCAACAAATGGCAGACCCCATTTCAAAACCTCAAACTTGTGAGCACACTGGTTGTGACTCCAAAGACTCAACAGACCAGATACAAATTACAATACTAAACTCAGAGCAAATGAAAGAATTATTTCCTGAACAGGATGGTCCACCCAATGAGGTAGACAGATTGACAGAACTTCAGGAAGAAAAGCCTGTCACAAAAGAAGGGAACCAGTGTGACCCACAGGCACGTACCATTGAAGAAAGTTGTGAGTCTGTTGTACTGGATTCGGAAAAAGATGATGTCCGTTGCTGTGCCTTGGGGTGGCTCTCTATGGTTTATGAAGGAGTACCTCAGTGCCAGTGTAATTCCATTAAGAACTCAgcttcaaaggaagaaaaagggaaagatcCGTGTTCTCTGGAGGCCAACGCCAACAGTTATAAACGAGGCGAGAGGACCTCTGATGGAGATGACTCTGTCACATTTGAGAATCCTCCAGATAATCAGAAACTTCCTCTGACTTTTCCAGTTGAGgaaaaacattttcctgaaaCAGAGGGAGGCCGGAACATAAATGATAAATcagaaacagaacagaacagcTCACTAAGGACAGAGCAAGAATTACCTGGTCAGTTTTTATGTAAAGGTGGTAAAAGACGAGATCCATTGCAGAGACACAAAAAGAAACCCCTGCAATTTCATGAGGTCACTTTTCAGTCCactaataaaactataaaaatttgtCAAGAGAGCTTGCAGAGGAAGCTTATGGCACAAAATTTACGTCCACTCAAACCAAAGATGGGGTTTTTGACgagtaaaaataaagatttgcATGTGAAAAATGCTTCTTTAGTACAGTCAATAacaccagaaaagagaaaattgaaagcAGCTGGCTCTAAACACAAAGTTTTGGAAAAAAGGAAGTTGGATGATGGGAGCATACATGATTCAGAAGTAAAGAAGAAGAAGTATGATAAACAAGAGCAGAATAAAAATGTGGGAAGTGGTACATTTAAATTGTACAATTTCTCAACCCCAAGTGAAAGAGCTATGACTAAAGAAAAGACAGTTTCAAATGTTAAGTCTTCAGGCTCTAAGGATGGTTCATCTAAAATTAATCGAGTTCTGACAGCAAAGGAGTACCTAGCAAGGCAGAAGCATAAAGAAGCAGTGAGTGGCAAAACGTTAAAGAAAAACTGTCTGAAAAATCTGCCATGTGATTCTCAGTACAAGAAGTCCAGTAAACTTCCTGTGCGTGTGGGAAGTTGTGGGAAATCATCCGAGAGACAAAACAGCAATGTACAGACCACTAAAGAATCATTACCTATTAGTTCCAACCATGGTAAAAGCCTCAAAATCCATCATTCCAGGGACTCTAAAACCCACATTTTGAGGAATATTAAAGGAACAGTTGGTGGAAAGCAACCTGATAAAATGTGGATTGACAAAACCAAATCAGACAAGAATGTAAACAATGTAAATAATGAAGCTGAATTCAGCCAAATGTCTTCCCAAGCAAAGGATCAAAGGAAAACGTACCTGAACAGAGTTGGATTTAAATGCACTGAACGTGAACGCATTTGTCTCACAAAATTAGATGGTTCACCCAGGAagcttaataaagaaaaaagaccagaaaataaGCCCAAGAACCATGTACCTGGGAAAGATACCTCAGAAAAACTAAGCATGCTGGAGTTTAAGTTATGTCCAGATGGACTGTTCAAGAATCCAAACCCTGTTGAAGACCAGAAGGATCTGCAGCCTTGTCCTATGAAAGAGCAAGCTCCTGTGCAAG tttcaggaataaaaagtacaaaagaagACTGGTTAAAATGTGTGACTGAGGAGAAAAAGATACCGGAACCCAATCAAGAAATAG ATGATGTGTTGGCTAATTCAAGACTCTCCAAGAGAAGCTTCAGTGCCGATGGATATGAGACACAACAAAACCAAGTAAAAGATTCAAAAGCAATGTTTCAAACCTACAAAAAGATGTACATGGAGAAGAGGAGCAGAAGTCTTGGTAGCAGTCCTTTAGAATAA